Proteins encoded by one window of Chryseobacterium foetidum:
- a CDS encoding glycosyltransferase family protein has product MKICLISFDFWHYDEHIVSKLKEKGIYAHHINSGAFTHKNFAARLKNTFSKVFLGKNLKNEQRQNFIIDSLQKIGKQDQILVINPEAIEDRVHQVIRSNTDRNIAYLYDSMQRNPAEHILHYFDQVFSFDDNDVDKFGFNKINNYNYLKYTPAERQNPELDLFYITSFDKTRIARLVNLSEKLRILNIKFKAIIAGKKSWKKRLQQIFDKKLVKNLDFRIGNIPQTEVLKLYSKSKAILDFQRNNQAGLSFRVFEAMALEKKFVTDNQDIKNYDFYNPENILILNKDFSNIEKSFFETEYQKLPEEIYYKYTLDHWVEKVFGL; this is encoded by the coding sequence ATGAAAATTTGTTTAATCAGTTTTGATTTCTGGCATTACGATGAACATATCGTCAGTAAACTAAAAGAAAAAGGCATTTATGCGCACCATATCAACAGTGGAGCATTTACGCACAAAAATTTTGCTGCCAGATTAAAAAACACCTTCAGCAAAGTTTTTTTAGGTAAAAATCTGAAGAACGAGCAAAGACAAAATTTCATTATTGATTCTCTGCAAAAAATTGGAAAGCAGGATCAGATACTGGTGATCAATCCCGAAGCCATTGAAGACCGAGTTCACCAGGTTATCAGAAGCAACACAGACCGCAATATAGCTTACCTTTATGACAGCATGCAGAGAAATCCCGCTGAGCATATTCTGCATTATTTTGATCAGGTTTTTTCGTTTGACGACAATGATGTTGATAAATTCGGTTTCAATAAGATTAACAATTACAACTATTTAAAATACACTCCCGCCGAACGGCAAAATCCCGAACTGGATCTTTTTTACATCACTTCTTTCGACAAGACCAGAATTGCAAGACTTGTCAACCTCAGCGAAAAGCTTAGAATTTTAAATATTAAATTTAAAGCCATCATCGCCGGAAAAAAGAGCTGGAAAAAACGTTTGCAGCAGATTTTTGACAAAAAACTGGTTAAAAATCTTGATTTCAGAATAGGAAACATCCCGCAGACTGAAGTTTTGAAACTGTACAGCAAATCCAAAGCGATTTTAGATTTTCAGAGAAACAATCAGGCAGGGCTGAGTTTCAGAGTTTTTGAAGCGATGGCTTTGGAAAAGAAATTCGTAACTGACAATCAGGATATTAAAAATTACGATTTTTATAATCCTGAAAATATTTTAATCCTGAACAAAGATTTCAGCAATATTGAAAAGTCTTTTTTTGAAACCGAATATCAAAAGCTACCGGAAGAGATTTACTATAAATACACTTTGGATCATTGGGTGGAAAAAGTTTTCGGGCTATGA
- a CDS encoding glycosyltransferase family 4 protein → MKQINNILLITKEFQSDFQKNVGGTGVFYKNLAESLADREINVLVFGSAKKPFDIQKKYLSVHFVKDYFKKYFLMELLRSVTGKISFLEKFHYKIYDLEAEYLKKELSKFTANKNIDVIETHDWEGISRIAEDLKIPYIIRCHGSWSVLSRFFGYGAAKGKIYCEKKAFDNAENIITVSQSNEKMVREIFGNKDYNLIYNGIDTGLYKPPQNPETISKSIFFVGNVSTEKGADTALDAFIKVHEKENEATLHFIGKETELSEQLKRKIAENQLENNVIFYGKKNPDEVVKLLSKAEVIVFPSRGETFGLALIEAMALEKPVVCANLEVFSEIVSDGINGLIASESEFSEKVLELFSDRNKAMHLSTNARNTVVEKFSLKKMTDETLSYYQKINS, encoded by the coding sequence ATGAAGCAAATCAACAACATTCTGCTGATAACAAAGGAATTCCAGTCTGATTTTCAGAAGAACGTGGGCGGAACCGGTGTTTTCTATAAAAATCTTGCAGAAAGTTTAGCTGACAGAGAAATCAATGTCTTGGTTTTTGGTTCGGCAAAAAAGCCTTTTGACATTCAGAAAAAATATTTGTCTGTGCATTTTGTGAAGGATTATTTCAAAAAATATTTCCTGATGGAACTTTTGCGTTCTGTAACCGGAAAAATTTCATTTCTTGAAAAATTTCATTATAAAATTTATGATCTTGAAGCAGAATATCTAAAGAAAGAACTATCGAAATTTACAGCAAATAAAAACATTGATGTAATTGAAACCCATGACTGGGAAGGGATCAGCAGGATTGCGGAAGACCTTAAAATCCCTTACATTATCAGATGTCACGGCTCTTGGTCTGTTCTGAGCCGTTTTTTTGGCTACGGAGCAGCGAAAGGGAAAATTTACTGCGAAAAAAAAGCATTTGATAATGCTGAAAATATAATTACTGTTTCGCAAAGTAATGAAAAGATGGTGCGTGAAATTTTTGGCAATAAAGATTACAATCTAATTTACAACGGAATTGATACCGGCTTGTACAAACCACCTCAAAATCCTGAAACAATCTCTAAATCTATATTCTTCGTCGGAAACGTTTCAACCGAGAAAGGTGCAGATACTGCACTGGATGCTTTTATAAAAGTTCATGAAAAAGAAAATGAAGCAACGCTGCATTTTATCGGGAAAGAAACGGAGTTATCAGAACAACTGAAACGTAAAATCGCTGAAAACCAGCTGGAAAACAATGTGATTTTCTATGGTAAAAAAAATCCTGATGAAGTGGTGAAGCTGCTTTCGAAGGCAGAAGTAATTGTATTTCCTTCGCGCGGAGAAACTTTTGGTCTGGCGCTTATTGAGGCAATGGCTTTGGAAAAACCTGTAGTCTGTGCGAACCTCGAAGTTTTCAGTGAAATTGTCAGCGACGGAATAAACGGACTGATTGCGTCGGAAAGTGAGTTTTCTGAGAAAGTTTTAGAATTATTTTCTGACCGGAACAAGGCAATGCATTTATCGACAAATGCCAGAAACACAGTGGTTGAAAAGTTTTCACTAAAGAAAATGACAGATGAAACCCTGAGTTACTATCAGAAAATCAACAGCTAA
- a CDS encoding glycosyltransferase family 2 protein: MSVSLTIITINYNNKAGLIKTFDSIKNQTWKNFEYIVVDGGSTDGGREIIEQNSDISQWLSEKDSGVYNAMNKGIRMATGKYIIFMNSGDFFFCNTVLEKVAHQFESETDILYGDSVYFNDDGYHRIESPPKKITFGFMYSGGINHQAAFIKRQLFTDYFLYNEDYKICADWEFFIVAICLYNVSYNHLEETICYYDFSGISAKPENLAVYFKEREITLQKYFSAFLEDLKFSQEAKAKRIQQVFHIKKFPVAWRFFKWIIGFFLLFLPKFKLKTD; encoded by the coding sequence ATGAGTGTTTCACTAACAATAATTACAATAAATTACAACAACAAAGCAGGGTTGATCAAAACGTTTGATTCCATTAAAAATCAAACATGGAAAAACTTCGAATACATTGTTGTGGACGGTGGAAGCACTGATGGAGGCAGAGAAATAATCGAACAGAATTCTGATATCAGCCAATGGTTGAGTGAGAAAGATTCCGGTGTGTACAATGCGATGAATAAAGGCATCAGAATGGCAACCGGAAAGTACATTATTTTCATGAACAGTGGCGATTTTTTCTTCTGCAATACTGTTCTTGAAAAGGTAGCCCACCAGTTTGAATCTGAAACCGATATTCTCTACGGAGATTCAGTTTATTTTAATGACGACGGTTATCACAGAATTGAAAGTCCGCCAAAGAAAATTACGTTTGGTTTTATGTATTCCGGTGGGATCAATCATCAGGCGGCATTTATCAAAAGGCAACTCTTTACAGATTATTTTTTGTACAACGAAGACTATAAAATCTGTGCAGACTGGGAATTCTTCATTGTTGCTATTTGTCTGTACAATGTATCTTACAATCATTTAGAAGAAACCATTTGCTATTATGATTTTTCAGGAATTTCAGCAAAGCCCGAGAACCTTGCAGTCTATTTTAAAGAAAGAGAAATCACACTGCAGAAATATTTTTCAGCCTTTTTAGAAGATTTGAAATTTAGTCAGGAGGCCAAAGCAAAAAGAATACAACAGGTTTTCCACATCAAAAAATTTCCTGTTGCATGGAGGTTTTTTAAATGGATTATCGGTTTTTTCCTTTTATTTTTACCTAAATTTAAATTGAAAACAGACTGA
- a CDS encoding glycosyltransferase family 2 protein: MTLSIITINYNNEKGLAKTLQSVAKQSCKDFEYIVIDGNSSDGSIRVIEENSNNIQHWLSEPDTGVYNAMNKGIKLASGDYLLFLNSGDILADDEVIAKVLPQLDHVSDIISGNLIYSLNGIPKTLFTPPEKTDLTYFLHSFLPHPSSFIKRNLFDTAGPYSEHLKIISDWEFFLKAIVIYKARYRHINITVSDFDNSGISSHDVNKKLMEKEKESVYKEYFPHLGDELKLLHFAGSRRMLQVENIHSNYPVLWKMLKICLNFLNLFVSEKETKSFTKIKN; encoded by the coding sequence ATGACTTTATCCATCATTACCATCAACTACAATAACGAAAAAGGTCTTGCAAAAACGTTACAGAGTGTAGCAAAGCAATCCTGTAAAGATTTTGAATACATTGTAATTGACGGAAACAGCAGCGATGGCAGCATCAGGGTAATAGAAGAGAACTCCAATAATATTCAGCACTGGCTGAGCGAGCCAGACACCGGTGTTTACAATGCCATGAACAAAGGAATAAAATTGGCGTCGGGAGATTATCTGCTTTTTCTCAACAGCGGTGATATTTTGGCAGATGATGAGGTAATCGCTAAAGTTTTGCCACAGCTTGATCATGTTTCCGATATTATCAGCGGAAATTTAATTTACAGTCTGAATGGCATTCCCAAAACGCTGTTCACACCTCCTGAAAAGACGGATCTCACTTATTTTCTACATTCTTTTCTACCGCATCCCTCAAGTTTTATCAAACGAAATCTCTTTGACACAGCAGGACCTTACAGCGAACATCTGAAAATTATTTCAGACTGGGAGTTTTTTCTGAAAGCGATTGTAATTTATAAAGCAAGATACAGACATATCAACATTACCGTAAGTGATTTTGATAATTCGGGAATCTCCAGTCATGACGTAAATAAGAAGTTGATGGAAAAGGAAAAAGAATCTGTTTACAAAGAATATTTTCCACATTTGGGCGATGAGCTGAAGCTATTACATTTTGCAGGTTCCAGAAGGATGCTTCAAGTCGAAAATATTCACAGCAATTATCCTGTTCTTTGGAAAATGCTTAAAATCTGTCTTAATTTTCTAAACCTGTTTGTTTCAGAGAAAGAGACGAAATCTTTTACAAAAATTAAAAATTAG